A single Tenacibaculum sp. Bg11-29 DNA region contains:
- a CDS encoding mechanosensitive ion channel family protein, whose translation MKELNKILNYTFLFNKDIGISVKSILMLILVLILASFLIKFFKKFVKKRLQKEDENKFDTVFSFVSWLLYIVIFLTTLNSSGVNVTAIFAASAALLIGVGLALQTFFQDIISGIFIIIDQSVHVGDIIELDGKVGRVEEIKLRTTRAVTIDNKVLVIPNHKYLSNSLYNWTQNGTTTRESVSVGVAYGSDTQLVKSLLLKAVDEHPKIFKHPAALVVFENFGDSALEFKVVFTLNDSFQALIPKSEIRFRIDELFREHNISIPFPQRDIHIIKQ comes from the coding sequence GTGAAAGAACTTAATAAAATACTTAACTACACATTCCTGTTTAATAAAGATATTGGTATAAGTGTAAAGTCAATTTTAATGTTAATACTTGTATTAATTTTGGCCTCATTTTTAATTAAATTTTTCAAGAAATTTGTAAAAAAGAGATTACAAAAAGAAGATGAAAATAAGTTTGACACTGTTTTTTCATTTGTCAGCTGGTTATTATATATTGTTATATTCTTAACAACATTAAACTCATCAGGTGTAAATGTTACGGCAATATTTGCTGCTTCAGCAGCATTGTTAATTGGTGTTGGTTTAGCACTTCAAACTTTTTTTCAAGATATAATATCAGGAATTTTTATTATTATAGATCAAAGTGTACATGTTGGTGATATTATTGAACTAGACGGTAAGGTTGGAAGAGTTGAGGAAATAAAACTACGTACAACAAGAGCTGTAACGATAGATAATAAGGTGTTGGTGATACCAAATCATAAATATTTATCTAATAGTTTATATAATTGGACACAAAATGGTACAACAACACGAGAGAGTGTTTCTGTTGGCGTTGCATACGGTAGTGATACGCAGTTGGTGAAAAGCTTATTATTAAAAGCGGTAGATGAGCATCCTAAAATTTTTAAACATCCAGCAGCATTGGTTGTTTTTGAAAATTTTGGAGATAGTGCTTTAGAGTTTAAGGTTGTTTTTACATTAAATGATAGTTTTCAGGCGTTAATACCAAAGAGTGAAATTCGATTTAGAATTGATGAACTATTTAGGGAGCATAATATCTCAATTCCTTTTCCTCAAAGAGACATACATATTATTAAACAATAA